The following DNA comes from Chitinophagales bacterium.
TTGTTTCATTAGGGTGGGTTTTCCTTACGCTAAGTGGTTGCTTGCCGTACGTTATTAGTGGCACTATTCCCCATTTATCGGGTGCTATATTTGAAACCATGTCGGGCTACACCACTACAGGAGCTTCTGTACTTAACGATATTGAAGCGGTTTCTCCTTCTATTTTAACATGGAGAAGTATAACACACTGGATAGGTGGTATGGGAATAATTGTGCTTACTGTTGCCATTTTGCCTATATTGGGCGTAGGTGGCATGCAGTTGTTTTCTGCTGAAGCTCCGGGCGTAACTACCGATAAACTACACCCTAGAATTACAGATACCGCTAAAAGACTTTGGATTATTTATGTAGGACTAACTTTAGCAGAAACCATTTTACTTAAAATAGCTGGTATGACTTGGTTTGATGCCGTAAATCACAGCATGGCTACAGTTTCTACAGGAGGTTTTTCTACAAAAAATGCCAGTATTGCTGCTTTTGAAAGTCCTTTAATACAGTATATTATTATCTTTTTTATGTTTGCTTCGGGGGTAAATTTTGCATTAACCTACTGGGGTTTAAAAGGCAAATTAGACAAAATATATAAAAATGAAGAGTTTAGATTTTATTTTCTATTTACACTAATTGTTACCTTATTTTGCACTTTTATTATAATGCACAATGGCTCTACTGGCTGGAATTTAGAAGAATCTTTTAGAAACAGTTTATTTCAAGTAATAGCATTTATAACTACCACAGGCTTTGTTTCTGCCGATTTAACCAACATACAAGGAGCCACAGTGCTAAAAATAATTTTCTTTTTATTGCTTTTTATAGGTGGCAGTGCCGGTTCTACAGCCGGGGGAATAAAAATAGTAAGACATTTAGTTATTCTTAAAAATAGCATTAAAGAGTTTAAGCGATTGCTTCATCCATCGGGTATTATTCCTGTAAAATACAATGGTAGCTCAGTACACGGAAGAATTACTTTTAATGTAATGGCTTTTGTAATTATTTATTTAACCATTTTTGCCGTAGGTAGTTTAGTTA
Coding sequences within:
- a CDS encoding TrkH family potassium uptake protein, which gives rise to MKLNWKVIVSFWGSLLIINGIFMLFAIIPGIFLDNDFGWKALIISGIISAFVGALMHFYARGYDKSVGKRDGFLIVSLGWVFLTLSGCLPYVISGTIPHLSGAIFETMSGYTTTGASVLNDIEAVSPSILTWRSITHWIGGMGIIVLTVAILPILGVGGMQLFSAEAPGVTTDKLHPRITDTAKRLWIIYVGLTLAETILLKIAGMTWFDAVNHSMATVSTGGFSTKNASIAAFESPLIQYIIIFFMFASGVNFALTYWGLKGKLDKIYKNEEFRFYFLFTLIVTLFCTFIIMHNGSTGWNLEESFRNSLFQVIAFITTTGFVSADLTNIQGATVLKIIFFLLLFIGGSAGSTAGGIKIVRHLVILKNSIKEFKRLLHPSGIIPVKYNGSSVHGRITFNVMAFVIIYLTIFAVGSLVMAVTGLDFETAMGASATSLGNVGPAIGDVCPVCNFADITPFGKIFLSVQMLIGRLEIFTVIMIFTPFFWSRH